The genome window CCAGATGATGACAGCAGTTGGATGTGGAGCCAAACATTTCCAGGGGATGCCAGaaataatattttctgtttACACCGTTTCTGTTTGTCCTCTCTAGACTGAGCTGAGCGAACAAAGCCAATCAGAGTATTTTTCCAGAGTCGGAGAAACCCTAGAGCCTTTAAACAGCCCCACGAAAACAAAGAAGACTGTGCTTCAAAAGATGTGAGTATGATCTAATGCAAAACTTTCCAGCCCCAACGGTCGGAAAGGACACTTTAATATCCTCTTGTCCTTTCATTTTTCAGAGCCAAACAAGCTGGTGTCCAGCGAGAGCTCCATGGTTCCAGTGTGGGGGAACAGCAGGTTGACCAGAGAGACGGTCCCCTAAACCAAAGAGGGGAGATTAAAGCTGGAGATTCAGAATCAAGCCCAAAAGAGGCCAGCTGTGGTCAGAAGACCCTCCCAGAGGCAGACCACATGGTGCCTTGCCCCAGTGCCTTAAAGGAAGCTGAGGCTAAGATTGGACAACTCAAAAGCGGGGCCTGACCGAGGAGCAGCAGACCGAGAACAGTCCTCCAGACAGCATCAACCCAAGCGGAGCCTCTGTAGTTTTCTGCCGACCTGAAATCAGTCAGGAGACAAGAAAGAGCAAGAGGAGCAAGCCAAGCGACTCAGGGAAAGACCCTCACCCACAGAGGGCCAAGAGGACGTGCCTTGAGAGACCTCCAGCTGCAACGCAAACTCCCTACAACGACTGATCCACACAAACATCCAGGCATGaccttcctcctctgctgccgCCCCTTCCTCTTGCCGAAGCCAAGGCAGAGTCCAAGGCTTTCCCAGTCTCCGGGCGCACGAAAACCACAGTGGAAGTAGAGCTGCTTACTCCAGGGAAACAGGCCCAGAGGCTCCCCCTCACAAGCAATAACACGGCACAGACAAACCAAAACAGGCTGGCCGCAAGTCTGAGGGGCCTATCTGTCAAGTCTGCATCCTCGAGCTCCTCTATTAGTTCCAGATCCACACTCGCAGAGGGGAATGAAAATGTGCCCAGAACCTTGAGATTACGGCGACTGAAGAGGTCCTGAGGGGGGAGAGACGAGCTACAGTAAAGATGCCTGACGCCACGGAGATAGAGATGATATTGTGTCAGGCTACATGTTTACCTCACATGATGTGCATTTGTACACGTGTCACATTTTCACCACAATACATATTGGTTtcgcatgtgcacacacacacactcacacagatcaAGTGCTGAAGACATTAAGGCATTTGATACATGAGCATTTGAGTTACACTTTGTCAAATACTTgaaactgactttttttctccaccCATAAGTAGTGGTGGTCAAGAGAGGCTCGCAAATGAAAGTcaaaaaaacctttaattgGAGTTTAGATTTGGTTTTGTGTTAAAGATTGGGGATTTCAGACAGGCAGGAGCCATGCAGTACGTCATGGCTCTCCGTCTCTAACGCTGGCTCCTACGTGTCTGAAAACTGTCCACTTTCCCCGCTGAAGCTCTGCTGTGATGGATGGCTGTTTCCAGATTTATTTCATCACCTCATTCTCAAAAATCACTTACGTAGTTAGATTTCATTCATACACCATTTACACAGTTATTAGTTGCTAAGCACCTGAAATGTATCTTTCAATGTGAGGGTATTATGCAGCTTTTATATTGAACCTAATTTGTGTGGGTATATGAGTAGTTTTGAAATATTAGTGGTTTTATTTGGGAGTAGCAGGACAGCTACGGTAATGCAGGTTACATTTTTAGCTGCTGTCAACACCCCTTCACTAGTTTGGCCCCGGCCCCAATAGATTGGGGCAACTTGGGACCAACAGTCACTGATACACCCAATGTGTTGCTTAAATACATCAatcctgatttattttgattttccTGGAAAGACATTTTGcgataaataaatgtgttttcccaAAAGTGTTGGAAATATGCAAATAAGTCACTACTTTTCTGGAAGCAGAAAAACGCGAAACAACATGGAGAATTCTGCACGTTCTTTTACTCCCACACCGCAGTCTGGCTGATCCGCAGTGCATGCGGTCCAACAGTGATGTTCCTAATAAACCAGCGTTCCTCTGTATCGGCGTAACCTGAGATGAGTTCCTTAAGAGCCAAATCTGTCCTTATCAAGACAGACAACATGGTGGATTAGTGAAAGAGACATGTCTGTTTATCTCCTTACATGGTTTATCGTTGTTCTTTGGAGGTGTTGATAATCTCTTGCTTTGGATTTAATCCTTTTAAAGAGATTCTGCTGAAAAGTGGAATCAGTTTGACTTTACTACACAGGCTTCTCAGAGGCGTGCTAGTTTAGAAAGGTTTTAGTTAAGCCCGCTGCTTAAACCACACCAACAAGGGTGACATTGTGTGAGGATCATGAGGAGCTGGGGGTATTTTTGTCTCCAGGATCGACTTAATGCGAGGATGACTTGCTACAACGCAATTAGCTGTAAACACATTTGGACAGAGCTCTTGCTCAAGTCTCTGATGCATCTCCGGCAGCGGTTCCCACGGCAGCTGCATGAGAAAGCTTTCATATGCTCCGACATGTTAGTCTTGATGCATCACAGACAGACTCTTCACTCGCTCTCCAGAACAAAGACAACTTTAATTCTCTTTTcatacaaaatatttaataaatatgactttcaaaaatatattgcCAGATCAACACATAATTCTCAAGTTCATAACACAAAGtcaaaaatagaacaaaatgtTGCCATGATCTCAAAGGGTTTTAACAAATgagataaaacatgtttgtctttaagagcctcatttaaaaaaaaaaggaaaataaactaATTTGCACAGAAACAAAGCAGAGGCAGTGTATTCTATTGGATTCTACAGTGTTCCTATTGCCCCCCCCCTACTTTTCAAGTACTCACGGTCTACCTTTTGATATTATGCCGACTAAAGCAGATGGGAATTGTGGCGTGTCATATTGACTTGACTtgcctttgaaatgttttgatggTTTAAACTGAAGCTGCAGAAGGACTtttgttcccttaagtgtttatCCATTAGTGGCAAGCAATATGTCTGCCACCATGTCCATCCCTCGCAGCAGCCGTGATCTTTTGTTGTCCTAACCTCACTTGCCTTCAATCAAGGTCCTGGCAACAAGTaatgaaatgtcaaatgtgtggaaaaaaaacgacaaaaaaagtgtttcaggcCAAACGTGCCCATCCTTTGTCTTTGAAATTTGGCTTTTTATAAAATGCGTTGAAAAATTAAGTAATTGAAAGAAATGGTAGACTTCCACAGCTATCAAGACCTTCAAACTAGACagaacatataaataaaaaggaatgatATCTTAAGGCTCTTGATTATTaagttaataaatcaaatatacacaatgattaataaaaaaaatgtacatatcTACATGTTCTAAATTGACATAAATTCTTCATATTGGCAGCAACTGCTGACATTGAAaccttccctcccctcccccccgaaaaataaaaataaataataaagttgatctttttttctcatttgacaGTTGCTGAAGTCTAAAGCTGAAAAGGCACTTTCTCCAAACAGAACTAGAAAGAATTCAAAAACATACTAAAAATAATTATCTCTAGCATTAAACATGTCGGGTCGTTTTAGTCATTGTACAACAATTACACCAGGAACCCCTAACATGTGTCcactaaattaaaataacaaaagggaACAGAAATGCAGAGGAGGACACTTGCAACTAGTTCTACAGTGAAATGTATACCAGTGCCTTGTGTTTCCAGCCAACCAAAGCAACTGTCACTGCCAGTGTAAGCCAGCTTGTCAAAACTTAAATTAACACGGGGAATATCTGAAAATACTGTGGGGTCACGACTGACACGACAGTTTGCTAACTACACATGCCAAAGCTCCCCCGTCTCACCCACCACCGGGGTGTGAAGGCATAAGGCTTGGTTGCACAGCAACACAGCTGTCCGCTATACAATGTAGTCCATCCTGTTTATGCTGTTTGCTGTCTCCAAGTCTCTGTTGTCCTGTTTATTAGTCCAATTAGGGTTTTTGGATGTGGAGTTGGAACTTGGCGTCGTCTTCTCCTCCCGCTCCACCAGTGTGTATGCTGGCTGTTTGGCAAAGCGGCCCTTCTGTAAGTGCCTCTCCTTGTCGTCCTCATTCCCCTCGGGATGATTTGTCCTTATTTTGGCAATGATAGAGTTCTTGTTTTCGTAGTCTTTGATGGCTACCGTGAGGCCCACATGCTTCTCTATAGGGTTCTTGATCTGGTTGAGCTGCTCCCGCACGTTGTTGGTCGTGTTGTCCTCGGCTCCGGTGGCCGTCGTCCCGTTGTGGTTGCTCTGTTTCCGCCGGCGCCGCATGCACCAAAGCAAAATGGAGACCAGGACGAGCACCCAGATGACGATGAAGATGGAGCTGAGGAGGGGCACTAGGTAGtctgagagaagagaagaagaccAACACAGGTCAAAGAGATGTCCCAAATACAAAGAGTAAAAGGATCCCAGTTAAACAATACACAAAAGGTTCTATTGTATTACAACGTCAAGCTTGCTAAATAGTTAGTATGCTTTTGCTAGTGCAACCTGACCTCTGAGCCCCGGACAGGGAAAGAGGCTGCTTCTATTTGGCTGTGGCGGCAGTCTGCTGTCACAGCATTGATGAATGGTGGACACATGCGGGGGTCTTACTACGAGTCAAGCCAGTCGCATGGTGAGCCAATCTAAAACCACATAGCCAGGCAGCTCTGTTCTTTCCATTTGGACCAAAATCTTTTTAAGCTCCAGTTGAAACTGCCATGAGATGGCAGGACCTGGGCGAGCAACTTATGTGGGAGGATAAGGGAAAAGCTTTTCACACGTGCAAGATTTTACTTTGGTACTTGGCATTGCTGTCATTTACAGGCAGTGGCTCTATCTACTCTGATCTTATCATTATAAAAACAGaatgctcccacacacacagaaagtctGGGAAACTTGAAAGGGAACAAGAGTCTGGAGGCGTTTCTTACCTATTTTGCTGGGGCTTGGCACGCGCACTTCTATGATGGCAGCTATGATGGTGTTGTTGTTCCCACTGCGATTGCTAACCAGGTCGATTATCCTGTCTGTGAGCTCTTTAATAGGACTATGGTCCAACCGATGGTCCTCCATAGCctagaagagtgaaaaacaaagtaacatttaaaatctgttGCTTTAGGTCTAAGTTCTGTTTATGTTCTCATTAATTCTGTTTACCTTTAGTATGACACAAAACAACCCAACCTAATTCCACAAACTATCCCATTAATGCTGCTAAGAATGCACACTGCAGGCTATAAATCAAAGGGGATCTTTCTGAGCATACATTAATAGAGGCAGGCAGGCATATGGCAGACAGGGAGTGGGAGGAGGTACTTACGATGCAGACGTGGATTTCGTTGCTGGCTGAGAATGAGGGGTCACAGGTTATGGACACAGAATGCTCCAAGGAGAAATTCTTCACCACGTACAGGCGCCTCAGCTGCTTACACACATCCTCCACAGTCAGGCTCTGGACATGAAGaagaaataaagcaaatgtTACAACAGaagtagaataaaatagaagaagaaaaaaggaagagctCGGCGTGCACTTTTGGCTGTCGGGTCAACATGGTGGGGATCCACCTCATTTAGATTAAAGACCACAGGCTCATATGCTTGTCACTATCTGCTGTCATGCTTGTTAGGCAGCTGGCGAGTGATTATGCTATGTGGTGACAGAGTCGCCAGTGGTCCTGTTTAGCTCAAATCCATCTGATCCTGAAATGAATCTCACAGTGCGGTCAGGGTTAAGAGTGGATTGGCATGAAGTCGTGAATGCCTGATTCTCAGGAACTTGGATGCagctaacaaaaaaaaagggacaaaaagaaggaaatatCCCGGCATCTTTTCTTCCTGgagcacatttaaatacatggcCCGATTGTTCAGGAGTCTTAGACGAGAAATCCTTTTGCCCAGGAGGGATGGTTGAGCACTTTTGAAAACCTGATCTTTCACAGTTTGCTGCTCCCATTCATGTTAGAGGTGCTagtgaggggtgggggggcatGAAAAATGAACCCAAAACCCCTTTAATTCAATCTCTCCCTCCCTGGTGCCTAGGTAACTCACTTGAGGCATGGTCTCCTTGTTGAAGGTGAAGGTGATGTTGGCGCAGCTGTTGTCCTGGTAACTGGAGCTGGGGTGGCATTCGATGTGACACGGGGGAGGGTTGGAGTGCCAGCACTCCCCAAGGCCGACGCAGGGCTTCACAA of Eleginops maclovinus isolate JMC-PN-2008 ecotype Puerto Natales chromosome 22, JC_Emac_rtc_rv5, whole genome shotgun sequence contains these proteins:
- the slx4ip gene encoding LOW QUALITY PROTEIN: protein SLX4IP (The sequence of the model RefSeq protein was modified relative to this genomic sequence to represent the inferred CDS: inserted 1 base in 1 codon; substituted 1 base at 1 genomic stop codon) → MAPLKFVIKCGNFAVLVDLHVLPLAGLEDTSWFTTHHIEEVTTLVRDAVDRRVRQYAESLHNRRQPKQKKELPPAPAFLVKGKSFHLVANFLKRHFNLRCIVKQLYGDMRVFPERYVVCVSCREDASAHHGNLSLAATELSEQSQSEYFSRVGETLEPLNSPTKTKKTVLQKIAKQAGVQRELHGSSVGEQQVDQRDGPLNQRGEIKAGDSESSPKEASCGQKTLPEADHMVPCPSALKEAEAKIGXTQKRGLTEEQQTENSPPDSINPSGASVVFCRPEISQETRKSKRSKPSDSGKDPHPQRAKRTCLERPPAATQTPYNDXSTQTSRHDLPPLLPPLPLAEAKAESKAFPVSGRTKTTVEVELLTPGKQAQRLPLTSNNTAQTNQNRLAASLRGLSVKSASSSSSISSRSTLAEGNENVPRTLRLRRLKRS